A window of the Vigna angularis cultivar LongXiaoDou No.4 chromosome 3, ASM1680809v1, whole genome shotgun sequence genome harbors these coding sequences:
- the LOC128196034 gene encoding uncharacterized protein LOC128196034, with protein sequence MAYVDEDGSSGSGEDVHMLDGHKRHQVVVPSGSGGRKRSRKANGDAIVDAMLEIAAASKMRANAILKNEDRFSISKCIKVLDELQGVDEQLYFLALDLFENNSSAREIFISLKGEKRLPWLQCKLSAPHS encoded by the coding sequence ATGGCGTATGTGGATGAGGATGGCTCTTCTGGCTCTGGTGAAGACGTGCATATGTTGGATGGACACAAGCGTCATCAGGTTGTTGTGCCGTCTGGTTCCGGTGGTCGGAAGCGGAGCCGCAAGGCTAACGGCGATGCCATTGTGGATGCCATGCTGGAGATTGCTGCTGCTTCAAAGATGAGGGCCAATGCAATTCTGAAGAATGAGGACAGGTTCTCCATAAGCAAGTGCATTAAGGTGTTGGATGAGTTGCAAGGTGTTGATGAACAGCTCTACTTTCTTGCCTTGGATTTGTTTGAGAACAACTCCAGTGCCCGTGAGATTTTCATCTCTCTCAAGGGTGAGAAGAGGTTGCCATGGTTGCAGTGCAAGTTGAGTGCCCCCCATAGTTGA
- the LOC128195920 gene encoding uncharacterized protein LOC128195920 has protein sequence MRAPTILRSLPMRHLHPKPPAKVAPLPQKTRFHRELAAELNTLRSQGEIGLAQLLDAAITTQKIASDSLVKICYQDCADRGSVDKYLEDNVEILDACNYFMDKMEHINKYVDSLRVVLHLADRGGAAKPTTRALELLESCESMEKRCRAMENHHDSCLKKMLRQKLCHETELSEVMCGSKAMALMSCRFLELGLSFDKKRGLPLMKISQATSSWLKMLEELENQAEGGAEKKKKKMQRRRCWSSLLMQTEAAARELKEQMKGKREKEMKYAVERLKISCRELEHGVEIIEERVKTLYKSLIDVRMTLLGILSQSTTLFRSN, from the coding sequence ATGAGAGCACCAACCATCCTAAGGAGCCTCCCCATGCGCCACCTTCACCCAAAACCACCGGCCAAGGTCGCACCTTTGCCGCAAAAAACCCGCTTCCACCGGGAACTTGCGGCGGAGCTCAACACCCTCCGCTCACAAGGCGAAATTGGGCTGGCTCAGTTGCTTGATGCTGCCATCACCACACAGAAAATAGCCTCGGATTCTCTTGTCAAAATTTGTTACCAAGACTGTGCCGATCGTGGTTCTGTTGATAAGTACCTTGAAGACAACGTTGAGATTCTTGATGCATGCAATTATTTCATGGACAAAATGGAACACATCAATAAGTACGTGGACTCATTGAGGGTGGTTTTGCATTTGGCCGATAGAGGTGGTGCTGCAAAGCCTACGACTCGTGCTTTGGAGCTTTTGGAGTCATGTGAAAGCATGGAAAAGAGGTGCAGAGCAATGGAGAACCACCATGACTCTTGTTTGAAGAAGATGTTACGGCAAAAGCTGTGTCATGAAACCGAACTGAGTGAGGTTATGTGTGGGTCTAAAGCCATGGCCTTGATGTCCTGCAGGTTTCTTGAGCTTGGTCTATCGTTTGATAAAAAACGTGGATTGCCCCTGATGAAGATTTCTCAGGCTACGAGTTCTTGGTTGAAGATGTTGGAGGAGTTGGAAAATCAAGCAGAAGGGGGTgctgagaagaagaagaagaagatgcagAGAAGGAGATGTTGGTCATCTTTGTTGATGCAGACAGAAGCTGCAGCTAGAGAATTGAAGGAGCAGATGAAGGGTAAACGGGAAAAGGAGATGAAATATGCTGTTGAGAGACTCAAGATAAGCTGCAGGGAACTGGAGCATGGGGTTGAAATTATTGAGGAAAGAGTGAAGACTTTGTATAAAAGTTTGATTGATGTTAGAATGACTTTGTTGGGGATTCTTTCCCAGTCTACTACACTGTTTAGATCCAATTAG